GCGCAGTTGGCGTGGCCCTGGCCGCAGGCCCAGTTCAGCCCTTCCTGCAGCGCCGTCGGGTCCGCGTTCGGCAGCGCCACGCAGAACATCCCCGTCGCCAGCGACCGCCTCTTGCCCTCGCCCTCTGTCGCCGGGGAGATCTGTGGACCGATCGCCTCGGCCTGGCCGCCGCTGCTCTCAAGAAGACTCCCTGTAAAGATTTTATGAGATGAGTTCTGAAAAGTTTAACaaggaaactttttttttaaaaaaaatcaagataaTATAATTTCTCTTAACATAAACTCTCAGTATCTGTAGAATTAAGATGCACATAgtctataataaaaaaaaagacatgatAACAAATACTCCCCCTTtcttaaatatttgacgccgttgacttttttaaaacatgtttgaccgttcgtcttattaaaaacttttatagaatatataaaactatatgcatatataaaagtatatttaacaatgaatcaaatgatatgaaaagaattaattacttaaattttttaaataaaacgaacggttaaacatgtttaaaaaaatcaacggcgtcaaatattcagggacggaggtagtagtaccGTAGCAATCTACAACCATCATCTGAAACTAGTAATCCATGTTCAGATTCAGAAAAGGTAGTGCATTTATCATGCTGTAGAGTTCTGACTAGTGGGCTGTATATTCAGATATTCTTCAGGTTTAGTAAAAAGTTAGTAGTAATTTCAGTCAGGTGCAGTAAGTGGCAGCCTGATCATTTTTCACTGGAGACATGAAAAGGATGGCAAGCAATTCCGGGCTAAGCAAAGCTTCCCATGCAAAGTTTTTGATATTTTGCAGCTTAAAAGTCATCCACAAACAGTTGATCAACTTCGTATCAAATTGGCAATGCATTTCAAAGGTGTCGTTAGGAATCTCAATAAATGAGAAAAAGAAAGCGAGATAGCTACACTACACACCGGATGCGTCTGCGAGGAGAAAGGCGAACAGAAGAATGCTGCATCTTTTCAATCTTTTGGCCAACATTGTACTGCTCCAAGAACCCTCCAAGAGCACCTGTAACAATAATAAGGTTAGTACTACAAACTACAAAGTCGTAAAAGTAGATGAGCACTGCCTCAAAGTTCAGAGATGTATACGTCTCTGAATTCTTCAGAGAACAATGTATATATTCTCTCAATGAATTCAGAGATGTAGCATAGACAATGTAAGAATCGGGACCATGAACATAGAACTTGATGCTTTCGGACCAAACTGCATATTCGCACTATAATACAACAGAAGTCCAGTAAGGTACGTCTTTGGGAGAGGGAATATAATGAATTGCGTCATGTCAGGGACGAAATTTCAGTCCCTAACTATTGACTCACTATCAAGTGACATGATTCTGTCGGCACGAACTTATGTCATTAAGACGCTAATTGTTTAATTATAGTTCAAGTTATCCTGACATAACTTGGAAACATgaactggatttttttttgaacgaatcgGCGAGCCGCCAATTCCATTGAATGGAGAAGGAGCAAACCGGAAATTCTGGGTGCAATAACATGGAACCGCCCGTGGAAACTAAAGCTGTGGATTGTTGGTAAAACGGAAGCATCTAGCTACATGACCACTTAATTGTTCATAGCACATCAAAAGATTCTACTTTTTGTATCAGGACAAAGGTATGGGGGTATGCACCTTTCTTTCACCAATTCTTGCAATAGCACTAAAGATGACCGAATTTGGCACAATTCAAATCTTCAGTAATATATTATTCAGCTCGCTTGAGTTAGCTTGTGATCCAATGAAAAAGAAAGGTAaaatttctctctttctttaggAGAACGGTAAATTTCTTTACAGAAGAAACCAAAGGTGGTGGACTTCTAATATATAATTCTCCGGTTTTGGACTGAAAATCTGACTGTTAAAGAAAGGGGAAACGAAAGATCATGCTCTGTCTACCCTTAACTGAAACAGGTTGATCATGCTGTTGGGAACACACTGCAAATATTTTCAGGGAAAAATCAAAGGGTATCGGAGAAGAAAGCCAAGAACTTAAGAACAGAGAAGAGCTGATCGACAAAGGCGCCAACAGAAGGCCAAAGATATAAGGAACTGGGAAATCTAGCTCAAATAAAAGACCGATGATTGGAAAGGAAAAACAGGCTAAATTCAGATCAAGAAAAGGGGAAGGAAAAGGATAAAAGGAGCATCAGAATTGCTTCGAGAGCACAACTCTTCTAGAACTTAGAACAGGATACTGAAAAGAATCATACCTTGGCCACCAACTCGCCAAGTTCTTAGCTTCTTCCAACTGCCAAGAACAATCTCTTGTTCCTTTCTTGTGGACAGAGCTCGAACTTATGAAGTCTGAACCCTCAATTTGCGGGATATGAGCAGAGCCTAGCAAGGAAACCTGGATATGTGGTCTTTCCTACCTTCTATTGGCACTAAGTATATACGAAGAGGAGCGATTTGGCTGTAATTTTGCTTTGGAAACAGATTAGAAGAGGTGCAATTCGGCACTAATACTAATACTGCCAAGAGAttatatgagagagagagagaaaggagataGTGTAatggttcagacttcagaggaaCGCAGAGTAGTTGGTaggcagaaaaaaaaacccagcagattttctttttctgttgtGTTTATGGACGGTGTGTGTGATTGATTTTGTCGCTATATATGGTGTGTGTTCTTTTCAGTGTGCTGCAGGATACTACTACTGAAATTCTTATTTTCATATGAAGAAATACTACTGAATTTTTCTGAATTTAAATGACCTATCATATATGgagtaatgtttttttttgcggggaatatATGGAGTAATGTTGAGTGGACCAAACAGGCAGAAAGGGAGTTAAAGGTAACACAAAACATAGACTGATCACTGTTTTGTGGTGCTACTTTTGATCAATGATCATTGATCAGTGATCACCCCGAGAGTGGATGATGTGCATGCTAAATTCTTTTGATGATACACTAATGATCAATCAACCTGCCTTTATCTCAGCTACACTTTCCCTGCCGGCCACCTCCACTCTGAAGAACAAGCAACCACCAAGCACAAGTAACAGTATCTTCATAAGAAATTCGAAAAGGtaccataaattttttttgcaacaaaTAATGTTTAATTTAAAGCGTAAGTTTTGTAAAGTTCCAACTGCTCTTCCCAGATCAATTGTTCACATGCTTCGCATAAAGATCATGCATGCTCAGTCATCTTTTCATTTAGTTTGCATGAGTGCATGGCCTTTTTTCTATTCTGAAGAAAAAGAACAACCTTACCCATATTCACCGACAAGATTCTCGTATTACTGCTGGTGCAGTTTAAGCCACTAATACGTCCGATCGGGGTACcggacccacttgtcagtgaCTGCTACcgcacaagtagtactgcagatTCCATGTCCATATTcacttctgaattctgaattacCAAATGATAGTGATGTACAGCTTTCAGTTTTAACTATAATCTTCTCCATGCATCTTTGTATCTTATCTTTTGTTCCATACGTCCATACGCCTATGGAGTGTACATGTGGAGGACAGATAGTGGCACAGGTGGTTGGTACTAGCACATCAAACATGAACGGAGTCACAATCAGCTAAGGCCAATCGGTGGATTACACACATTGGGTTCGGACCATTCCAGGGCTTTCTCATCCCCATCACTTTGATCACTTGTGTTGATCCTAATCTAGAGCTTGTTTAATGTACTAGTCGTACTACTCATAAATATTATGGATGCTAATCTTGAATGTTCCTTTTGCGTTCTTCTGAATAAAACTTTGGATATAACCTCTGAACCCTGATCAGGAAAGCTGGTTAGATGAACTGTAAGCATGAGAATAGCTATGCTGGTGATATTGTCAAACAACATCAAACCTATTTACATATAGCTACTCAAATCACGAATGACAGATCAACAGAAAGGAAATGTTATCATCGTGTGCAGGAAACAAGAAAAAATGTTAGGTAGATAAGCCTTAGCCCTTGAAGAGGGATGGAATGCAATGCCTGCTTTTTTAATGTACTACTACTGCAAAAAATCTTTTGTCTTAGGTCAGCTTCTCACAATCCACAAATCCATTTATTCAACTTACTTAGGAGGAGATCAAATTCAAGAATTCAATGAACAAAAATTACCCAAAATTTCTTTCAAAAGGGTTTCAAAATCACCCAATACAACATCAATAATAGAAcaggaaaaagagaagaaaatggaTGGAAAGGCCTCGGTTTCCTACCTTTCAGGGCCGAGAAAAGGCTAGGCCCACGAGCCGATGACAAACTTCGCGGCCCACACAACGACGTCGCCACTCGCACCGTCCAACCGCGTCATCTCGTGGACACGTGTCACGATCCGACGGCCAACACGCCACGCGTCCCCATCATAAAAGGCCTTCAGGCGCCGCCACGCGTGTGCGCTCTCCCGTGCCGATTCGGGGCTCGTCCGGAAGCTTCTAGAGCGGTAGAATCCAAAACTCCAGAGGCGAACGCGATgcgacgagacgagacgaaCCGAAGAAGCATTCCCTCCCTCCGCTCGAGCCCCTCCGTTTTGATCCGATTCGCTCGCGGTAAGCGTGATTCCATCGCTGTAATCGCCTGCTAGGTCGGTTGTGATGGTGAGATTGTTTCCTGTTTGATCTCCGGGATGAAGCCTAAACCCTAGGAGAGGTGTGTTTATGAGCAGTAACATAATTCGTTGGGTGATTTTGGTTATATAATGATCCGGATCGATGCTGTAGTTGATTATGTGGTGGCTCTAGGGGCGTCTTTAATCTACTAGTTCGTTAGGTGCGGTTGGATGGGGTTTGGGATGATTTGGTCGTGATGCTTGGTGAATTTGTGGTCTCGCACTGTGATGCTGCGTACTTACACACTGAAATTCTCGTTTTCAAAAAACAAACGCTGAAATTCTATGCGGAAACTAGTGTTGTTAGTTGGCGCCTTGGTAGTATAGACTTGTATAGTTCTCTGCAATTATTCGGCTGTGTGGTGATTGTACTCTGAAGCGCTCGATTAATTTCTACCTTTTTACTTTCTGTAAATAGTTTAAGCCATGGACTTAATTTCGATTAGAGGGAATATGCTTGCGCTATGCTCTTGAGACAATTGATTACTTCCtgtttattattattgctaGTGTATTAACGCTATTACATTTGTTTACTGctagttttattttcttttctttttctaatctTATGCTGTTTGTTGTTCTAGATTGATATGGGGAGAGGCTACAGTTACAGCCCATCACCACCTCCAAGAAGCTATCGGAGAAGGGCCAGCAGCCCAATTCCCCGTGACCGTTATGGTGGACGTGGTAGAGATCTCCCGACCAGTCTTCTAGTCAGGAATCTTCGTCGGGACTGCCGGTAAAATTTCTTGAAATTTCCTGTGGCTAGTAATTGCGAGCGCACAACTTGTAGATGTGCCATGTATGAAATTTATACTTTGTTGTTGAACTCGACATATTTACAAAATATTGTACGGTTACGCATCTGTGGCATTCTCAAGTTCTTTCTTTTGTGACGCTCTGCTTATTGAGCTAAGATGGTTTTGTGAGCCTATATGTGTTCTTTAATTATCACTTGGTGCTACTACATTGGTAATTGGAGTGATAAATTTCAATATTTATAAAATTCCAGTTCCAGTCTTAAGCCGGTTATAGCGGCCAAAAGAATAGGTATGTCTTTGAGCTGCATGCTGCATGCTTTTCTGTGTGCCCGTGGAAATTTGGCGCGAATAATTGGCATCAAATTTAAATGCATTCCTGAAGAGGAAATCAGACATTTAGTTGAAGCTTCATTATGTTCTTGGTTATGATTCTTGTATGTACTGCAACTGGAATTCCATCTTTCCTCTTTAGCCCTTTTAACTCACAGTACATTATGTATGCAGGCCAGAGGACCTTCGTCGGCCATTCGGACAATTTGGTCGTCTCAAAGACATATATATTCCAAGAGATTACTATAGCGGGTAAGGCACCGTATGTagactagtactccctccgtttcaccatgtaagactttctagcattgcccacatatatatagatgttaatgaatataaacacatatatatatgtttagattcattgacATCTAAATGAacgtaggcaatgctagaaagtcttacattgtgaaacggatgaagtattaaTTAGCATTTACACCAGCAGAGACTACTTAAAATTTATAGCTGGGATTTATACATTGACATAAAAAGTGCACTCTGCGaactctccttttttttaaaaaaaaagtgtgttCTAGTTTTACTAGCAGACATTAAAATACTTCTGTCATCCACTTGGGATTAACAGTGAAAACAAGTTTGTGAAGACACAAGTCTTTAGTGATTCAAGTCTGTtgaagagaagggaagagaCTGAGAGTTGCAAGTTAAGAGATGTGCAACATAAATATTACAGATGAAGAGAAGAAATGTAATTACGGGTTTAAGAGATAGTTCAAAGTCATGAAGTGTTTGAAGTCTATATTTATAATCTGACAGGTGCAAGGTCAGAAGCAGAGTGCACACTCTTGTTTTACTTAATTTGTATTCAATGCTGTACAACCATGAAAAGCTTCATAAGTGAATTTGTTTGTTTGCTGGGTGTCGCATAGCTGAAAACAGAACCACTGCCATTTTTAAGTAAGACTGTTTTAAACCTTTTATTCAGACATCCATTTCTTTGTCCTTTTCAGTGAACCGCGTGGATTTGGATTTGTCCAGTACTACGATCCTGATGATGCTGCCGATGCAAAATACTACATGGACGGGCAGGTTATTCTGGGCAGGGAAGTAGCTGTTGTATTTGCAGAGGAGAACAGAAAGAAGCCTTCTGAGATGAGATCTCGCGACAGAATAAGGTTCGTTGTCCCATCCTCCCTAGCGCAAATGCATAAACTCGCTGCTCTATTCACTTATCTGCTTGCACAATCTGCAGTGGCAGCAGAGGTCGTTCCTATGACCAAAGGTACTCTAGGTCACCGCGATACTCTCCTCCTCCAAGGGGCCGCTCGCCTTACCGCAGCCCGAGCTACTCAAGGTATATATGCGCACACGCTCTTTCTGTCTTCATGCTTCAGCCTACCAGCTTCAAACTACTGTTGCATTTCACAATGACACGCTTGAAAACATGTCTGTCTTGGCAGGTCTCCTTCGCCTCGGTATGCAAGGCGCAGGATGAGGGAGAGGTCCTACTCACCAGTTGAGAGCAGATCAAGGAGCAGGAGCCCGGTCGAGGAAGGATACGGTGGTGGATCCACACGGAGAGAGAGGTCGCTCTCTGTCAGTGAATGAGGTCTAGAGCGCTACCGGTAATCTTCAACTAGTAGTCGCTATGGCTTTGCGAACCATATGTTACTGTCGTGCTGTAGTGGTATCAATAACTTGGCAAATGTTGCGTCATTACGCCTTTCCTGGAAGATCGCAAACATATTAAGTTACAACGCCGGTGAATTCTGCTCACTTTGGAGTTGTTCTTGCTTTGTGCTTATTTTGCTGTGGATTCTGTAGAAAACGTTTTGATATGGTTGCCCGGTGGATGGGGATCTGGCACGATGGTCGAACCTTGGAGCATTTACAGCATAAGACCCTTTTACAGGAGCTAAAGAAACAGCCGATCTGAGTATCTGATTAGCAGCAGCGGTATGCCATATGTGGACGTCGCAGCACCGATAAGCCTTAAACCAAGTCGTTGCCACGCCAGCTAGGTCGGGCGCACTAACTAGTCAAGTTCACTGCACTTGCACTGCAGTGGCCGCGATCTCACGATCACCTCGCCAATGGAGCGGACGATTTGTGGCTGCCTGAACTGAAGCTGATTGATTCATTCAACTATTCAAGCCGGATCGAGGTGGATGATCTGGATTGGATTGCACGCTAGATGATTTAGACCGTTGGATCTGTTCAATGATAATGAGTAAAACGAGTTGTGAATTATAGGACTGCGGCGGCAGCAccacagcaacaacaacaataatccTCTCTCCCTTTCACTAGCATCGTCTACtttcattaacatctatgtgaatgtggacaatactaaaaagtcttatatcATAAAACGGAGGATAGCATACAATGGTACTCCCGCACTTGGAGATGGTTACGTGGGTAGGGGGTACAAAGCGGAATGCAATGTAAAGAAGCGGAATGCAATGTTTAGATTCAGGGCTGAAAAATTTTGTTgccacatcggatatacagacacacatttaaagtatcaaacatagtctaataacaaaacaaattatagattccgcctataaaccgcgagacgaatttattaagcctaattaatccatcattatgaaatgtttactgtagcaccacactgtcagatcatggagcaattaggcttaaaagaatcgtctcgcaatttacacacaatctgtgtaattcGTTTTtttgcctatatttaatacttaactagaaaaaaatgctCGTGTGTTACAACGGGTAAAGACGTTTTTTCAGTGATATATAAAGAGTTGagcaataaattaaaatattagGATCACTGTATATTACAATTGAAAGTATTAATGGAAATTCTAACATTGGGATCGCTAtagattataattaaaaaatttcATGAAAATTTTCCAGTGTTTTCAGCCTAAAGCACTCCTTCCTTTTTAGCCTAGGCTAGTCCGGCACCTCCCTCTATTTGGTCTGCTTCCCTTCGACCCAATCACAAGTGGAGCCGTAATCCCAACTCGCACAGTTTCAACCTCCCGAGTATAATTAATCCCATTCCCGAGAAGATGACTACCAACTACATCTTCAACCTCCCGAAGATAGTCCCATACCCGTACGGTTGCCGGAGCAAATATCCCCATCAAATCAAgtcgaatctttctcgatcaGCCAAAATTGTTGAGGGTTTTTATCCACTCGATCTAttctttcccctttttttcCCAAAATCAAAGCGTATAACTCGGGATAAAAACTACCGGGGAAGATCGCTGTCATCATCAGTAACTATTAAACGGAAATTAAATCCAGCGAATTAAAGCCGAATCGGAGGGAAAATCACGAAGAAAATGATGAGAGAGGAGTGGGGAATCGATTTTTACAATCAAATTGGAGGAGAAAAATGCACGATCgatgtggcggcggcgaagcgctAGGGTTCAATTCGGGACGTGTGTGGCGAACCGATTGGATTAAAAAACCAgatgagaaaaacaaaaagcGCACCGGAGAAAAAGCCggcgacaaaaaaaaaattgacaaaaaaaaaaccaaaagccCCCGAAGGCGAGCGGTGAACATATCGGATTAAAAAAcaggacaaaaaaaatcaaaatccttaGCGTGTGCGCATAAAAAACTCTTTCGtgtgaaaaaaaggaaaaaaatactggtgccaaaaaaaacaagcggacttttttttttactgggagactttattttttttcctttttctatggGAGTCAGCCAGTTTTTTTtacgatttttttcttttttttaatctctcgTTGAGTCGGACTggactttttctttctttttctaccTTTTTGAGTTaaacttttctttctttcttttttacggATGACAGAAATTTCCTTTTTAGTAAAGATATAGATTAAaataaacataaaattaaaactgaTTCAAACAtgaatgacgtaccaaaataccggcaaaaacattttcaatttttataatatttttataatagtagagtagagatagagatgcaTGTGGCTAAAAATTCATTGTGATAGGGTAAAATGCTTTGCTAGGGGATTTAAACAGACCCTAAGCTAAGGTAAGCGCCTAATACTTGTATGTAAATGTTGAGTATTTGTTTGCAAATAGTTGGATTAGTTTTTTGGGAAACTATAAGTCaactattattattttatttgaatacattgaaagtaaaaaaaagtataggAATTAATTACAAAAACAAACGAAAAAAGAAGCAAACCGTGGGCAGCATTGGAACGTTACTGGGCCGAACGATTTCTCAGGCCCATTATTATTAGTCGAGTCGAGTCGAGTCCATCCGCCTAGCAGCTGGCcttccttctctcctctcctccggcggcgccaccgacAGCAATCAACCCTTGATCGTCGATCCCTGAGGGTAGCATGGCTACCGTCGGCAGCTGCAGCGGTCATGAGGAGGAGGATGTCCTGCTCGACGGCCATGCCTACATCGGCAACAAACCCAACCACACCACCGCCGTCGACTTCACCAGGAACTTCGAGCGACTCGTGGCCTCCTTCtggagagcgccgccgccgctcccctccaCCCTGTACGTGTACAGCCCCGACATCTCGGATCCCGCCGCCTTCTCGGAGGCTCCACGCATCATCCGCATGGTGAGAGGCTTCATCCTCTTCCGCGTCGTCATCCGCTCCCGTCACCGCTTCTGCATACCCATGGAGGATTTCGACTACTTCGTCTACAACGTCCATGGCCGGGCGCTCTACAGGATCACCAACCCGGCGCCGCTCTCCTTCCacgacgacgtcgtcggccTCCTGCCCCGGCCTTTCCGTACGAGTGCCCGCTGCTCCGTCGCCGCGCTGGTGCCCACGCCCAACCCTAGCGTGTTCGCGCTCCACGTATTTCACTCGGATATCGGGAGATGGGCATCCACCCAGGTGGTTCTCAAGGATCCACAGCAAGATTTCCCAATCAAAATCCCCAGGAACGCTCGTCGCCTCTTGAGCCATTACCCAAGCACCGTGATTACGATTGGTGGTGAAGGCGGCACCATGGGCTGGGTCGATCTCTGGCGGGGCATTCTTCTCTGCGACATACTCTCCCCGGATCCCGTCCTCCGAGGTGTACCTTTGCCCTTGCCAAGGGTGCTGTTCAAACCTGATGGTGAGATTAGCTCTGATCATTTTGGATGTCCAAAGCCATTTCGCCGCATTACATTCATCAACAGGCCGGACGGCCGCCCCTGCCTCAGGTTTGTCGATTTGGATGTCAGTTGCACACGGCTTCCTGATGAAGATGAAAGTGGCAGGCCCTCCTTCTGGTTTGATAGCTGGAGTGTCAAGCAACTTCAAGATGAGCAATTCCTTCGACGACTGGAAGAACGACTGCATGCCAGTCCACGCAGATATCATCATCTTGAAAGAGCAGATGCGTATGCAACTGCTGGAGTACAAACTGCTGCGGAAGAAGCCATCACAGGACAGCAAGAGTGTGTCCACCAACGCAGATTGGAAATTGGAGAACCTCTGGGTTTCTCAACCCACTCCCAGCATGCTTCCTCCGAATATTGTTTACCTGATTGCCAGGGCCGAATTCATGCATCCCAAGGCTTATGTTCTAGCTGTTGACATGATAAAAAGAGAAGTGCATGGTGTGACGGAGTTTGGAACCATGAGGGAATTGGCCCCAGATATCATTTGTATCCCTGGTAGTGTCTCCCCAGCATAAGGTGAGCCTGGCAATTTCTCAAGGTAATTTACATTGTATATACTACTCACCTGCATCTACAGATACGTTTAATTTACCACCTGTTATTTGCTCAATGTTAGATATTGCTATTAAGGATAGAGATCGCATTCCTGTTTTTCTTTACTCACCAGTTGAGAGCAGATCAAGGAGCAGGAGCCCGGTCGAGGAAGGATACGGTGGTGGATCCACACGGAGAGAGAGGTCGCTCTCTGTCAGTGAATGAGGTCTAGAGCTACCGGTAATCTTCAACTTGTAGTCGCTATGGCTTTGCGAACCATATGTTACTGTCGTGCTGTAGTGGTATCAATAACTTGGCAAATGTTGTGTCATTACGCCTTTCCTGGAAGATTGCAAACATATTAAGTTACAACGCCGGTGAATTCTGCTCACTTTGGAGTTGTTCTTGCTTTGTGTGTTGTTTTGCTGTGGATTCTGTAGAAAACGTTTTGATATGGTTGTGCGGTGGATGGGGATCTGGCATGGTCGAACCTTGGAGCAGTTACAGCATGAGACCCTGTTTACAGGAGCTAAAGAAACATCTAATTGGTAGTCATTTCAGGAGAATCTAAAAATGTTGAAAAACTCGGCTTTTGgctttataatttattttctgaattctaTAGCTACATGATCCCATAATCTGGTTAAGAATATGGATTGCTTGATGGTGCAAAAACTCCACAAGTAGCTAGAGGTCTCTAAATATATCCTCCGTCCAAAAGAAACTCAATATTATTCGGTTTTATAGTCAGGGGTTTAGAACGAAAGCAGTTCTAAAGAAACTCAGGccatgttcttttctccaataaaaACTGGATAAGCTTTTGGATAAAAGTGGTacttttttaaactttttatataaaaattgttcgaaaatataagattaatctattttcaaagtttataataattaaaactcaattaattacatgTTATTAccacgtgaaacacttaa
The window above is part of the Oryza sativa Japonica Group chromosome 7, ASM3414082v1 genome. Proteins encoded here:
- the LOC107276807 gene encoding uncharacterized protein; its protein translation is MATVGSCSGHEEEDVLLDGHAYIGNKPNHTTAVDFTRNFERLVASFWRAPPPLPSTLYVYSPDISDPAAFSEAPRIIRMVRGFILFRVVIRSRHRFCIPMEDFDYFVYNVHGRALYRITNPAPLSFHDDVVGLLPRPFRTSARCSVAALVPTPNPSVFALHVFHSDIGRWASTQVVLKDPQQDFPIKIPRNARRLLSHYPSTVITIGGEGGTMGWVDLWRGILLCDILSPDPVLRGVPLPLPRVLFKPDGLSIWMSVAHGFLMKMKVAGPPSGLIAGVSSNFKMSNSFDDWKNDCMPVHADIIILKEQMRMQLLEYKLLRKKPSQDSKSVSTNADWKLENLWVSQPTPSMLPPNIVYLIARAEFMHPKAYVLAVDMIKREVHGVTEFGTMRELAPDIICIPGSVSPA
- the LOC4344009 gene encoding serine/arginine-rich SC35-like splicing factor SCL33 produces the protein MGRGYSYSPSPPPRSYRRRASSPIPRDRYGGRGRDLPTSLLVRNLRRDCRPEDLRRPFGQFGRLKDIYIPRDYYSGEPRGFGFVQYYDPDDAADAKYYMDGQVILGREVAVVFAEENRKKPSEMRSRDRISGSRGRSYDQRYSRSPRYSPPPRGRSPYRSPSYSRSPSPRYARRRMRERSYSPVESRSRSRSPVEEGYGGGSTRRERSLSVSE